From the genome of Nakamurella flavida, one region includes:
- a CDS encoding sulfate permease, with protein MFRLIWTLSVRTRDYLHRYMPSNRLLAAIRTRRGLKWGIPAMLVALPYILIASICSGSAADGGPGWLHLIVLWACWNALKFILMGPVSVALLIRTRLREAAVRRHQRHDSRVEPSLREPALRV; from the coding sequence ATGTTCCGCCTTATCTGGACGCTCAGCGTTCGCACCCGCGACTACCTGCACCGCTACATGCCGAGCAACCGACTGCTCGCTGCCATCCGCACCCGGCGCGGACTCAAGTGGGGGATACCCGCGATGCTGGTCGCGCTCCCGTACATCCTGATCGCCAGCATCTGCTCTGGCTCAGCAGCCGACGGCGGCCCAGGCTGGCTCCACCTCATCGTGCTGTGGGCATGCTGGAACGCGCTCAAGTTCATCCTCATGGGACCCGTGAGCGTCGCTCTGCTCATCCGTACGCGCCTGCGCGAGGCTGCGGTCCGTCGTCACCAGCGCCACGACTCGCGCGTCGAGCCGAGCCTGCGTGAGCCAGCCCTTCGTGTCTAG